From Heptranchias perlo isolate sHepPer1 chromosome 8, sHepPer1.hap1, whole genome shotgun sequence, a single genomic window includes:
- the opn3 gene encoding opsin-3, whose amino-acid sequence MNPANSTDTREENLFSPNTYKVLAVITGSIGVVGFCNNLLMLVLYCKFKKLRTPTNLLLVNISISDLLLSVFGVIFTFVSCVKGRWVWDSAACTWDGFSNSLFGISSIMSLTVLAYERYLRVVNATAIDFSWAWRAITYIWLYSLAWTGAPLIGWNRYTLELHRLGCSVNWDSRNPSDTSFVLFLFLGCLLVPVGVIAYCYGNILYTIRMLRSIQDLQTVRFAKILTYEKKMAKMCFLMISTFLICWVPYAVVSFMVVYGYTDIITPTVTIILSLLAKSSTTYNPIIYTFMSRKYRWCLMQLLCSRLMRIKWIIKDHAVRVRSDEPVKPIVLSEKAVDRPKKRVTFSSSSIIFFITSDEAQDIDNTAELSATNLNIIQVRPLRSERA is encoded by the exons ATGAATCCGGCGAATAGCACTGACACACGGGAGGAAAACCTCTTCAGCCCCAATACCTACAAAGTTTTGGCAGTCATCACAGGCTCTATAGGTGTGGTAGGCTTCTGCAATAATCTCCTGATGTTGGTGCTCTACTGCAAATTCAAGAAGCTCAGGACCCCCACTAACCTCTTGCTTGTGAACATCAGCATCAGTGACCTACTGCTCTCGGTCTTTGGAGTTATCTTTACGTTTGTTTCCTGCGTAAAGGGGCGATGGGTTTGGGACTCTGCAGCTTGTACCTGGGACGGGTTCAGCAACAGTTTATTTG GAATTTCATCAATAATGTCACTGACAGTCCTGGCATACGAGCGCTACCTCCGGGTGGTGAATGCAACAGCGATTGACTTTTCCTGGGCTTGGCGTGCCATCACGTATATCTGGCTCTACTCACTGGCCTGGACTGGAGCACCATTAATTGGCTGGAACAGATACACTTTGGAGCTGCACAGACTGGGCTGCTCGGTGAACTGGGACTCCAGAAACCCCAGCGATACCTCATTTGTCCTCTTTTTATTCCTGGGCTGCCTGCTTGTCCCTGTAGGTGTCATAGCTTACTGCTATGGGAATATTTTATATACTATAAGGATG CTTCGAAGCATTCAAGACCTTCAGACAGTCCGATTTGCAAAGATACTAACATATGAGAAGAAGATGGCAAAGATGTGCTTCCTCATGATCTCCACCTTCTTGATTTGTTGGGTGCCGTATGCCGTAGTATCCTTCATGGTGGTTTATGGTTACACTGACATCATTACCCCCACTGTAACCATTATCCTTTCACTTCTTGCCAAATCAAGCACAACATATAATCCTATCATTTATACCTTCATGAGCAGAAAG TATCGATGGTGCTTAATGCAACTACTTTGCTCTCGCCTAATGAGAATCAAGTGGATAATAAAAGATCATGCTGTTAGAGTCCGAAGTGACGAGCCGGTCAAGCCCATCGTCTTATCTGAAAAGGCAGTGGACCGACCCAAAAAAAGAGTGACTTTTAGTAGTTCATCGATAATCTTCTTCATAACCAGCGATGAAGCTCAGGATATTGATAACACTGCTGAACTCAGTGCCACGAACCTAAACATCATCCAAGTGAGACCATTAAGATCGGAAAGAGCATAA